A genomic window from Silene latifolia isolate original U9 population chromosome 11, ASM4854445v1, whole genome shotgun sequence includes:
- the LOC141612485 gene encoding ribulose bisphosphate carboxylase small subunit, chloroplastic-like, whose product MASMMSNAAMATASAAAQANMVAPFTGLKSTSAFPVSRKSNVDITKLASNGGRVNCMQVWPPRNLKKFETLSYLPPLKEEELLKEINYLLVKGWVPCIEFEVGTAFVYRENNKSPGYYDGRYWTMWKLPMFGCTDAAQVAAEVVECKNAYPDAHIRIIGFDNKRQVQCISFIAYKPE is encoded by the exons ATGGCTTCTATGATGTCCAACGCGGCTATGGCTACCGCTAGTGCGGCTGCTCAGGCTAACATGGTTGCACCATTCACTGGTTTGAAGTCCACCTCCGCCTTCCCCGTTTCTAGGAAGAGCAACGTCGACATTACTAAACTTGCCAGCAACGGCGGTAGAGTTAACTGCATGCAG GTGTGGCCACCACgtaacttgaagaagttcgagaccCTATCATACCTTCCACCTCTAAAAGAGGAGGAATTGTTGAAGGAGATCAACTACCTTCTAGTCAAGGGATGGGTTCCTTGCATTGAGTTCGAAGTTGGA ACGGCATTTGTATACCGTGAGAACAACAAGTCCCCAGGATACTATGACGGAAGGTACTGGACAATGTGGAAGCTACCCATGTTCGGATGCACTGACGCAGCACAAGTTGCAGCTGAGGTGGTCGAGTGCAAGAACGCTTACCCTGATGCCCACATCAGAATCATTGGATTCGACAACAAGCGTCAAGTCCAGTGCATCAGTTTCATTGCCTACAAACCTGAATAA